In Streptomyces sp. NBC_00683, the DNA window ACGTCCACGTCGTCGTCGCGGTCGTCGACCCGGAGCTGGGCTCGAAGGGCCACGCCTCGTTCATCGTCCCGCCCGCCACCCCCGGCCTCTCCCAGGGGCAGAAGTTCAAGAAGCACGGCATCCGCGCCTCGCACACCGCCGAAGTGGTCCTCGAGGACGCCCGTGTCCCCGGGCACTGCCTGCTCGGCGGCAAGGAGAAGCTCGACGAGCGCCTCGCCCGGGCCCGTGAGCGTGCCAAGTCCGGCGGGGAGCGCGTCAAGAACGCCGCGATGGCCACCTTCGAGGCGTCCCGCCCGGCCGTCGGCGCCATGGCGGTCGGCACCGCCCGCGCCGCGTACGAGGTCGCCCTCGACTACGCGAAGACCCGGACCCAGTTCGGCCGCCCCATCATCGACAACCAGGGCATCGCCTTCCAGCTGGCGGACATGCGTACGCAGATCGACGCCGCCCGGCTGCTGGTCTGGCGCGCCTCCTGGATGGCGAGCGCCGGCAAGCCGTTCACCTCTGCGGAGGGCTCGATGTCGAAGCTCTACGCGAGCGAGACGGCGAAGTCGGTGACCGCCCAGGCCGTCCAGATCCTCGGTGGCAACGGCTTCACCCGTGAGTACCCGGTGGAGCGCATGCACCGTGACGCCGCGATCTACACCATCTTCGAGGGCACGAGCGAGATCCAGCGCCTGGTGATCGCCCGCACCCTGTCGGGGATGCCGATCCGCTAGCGCCGATCCTCGACGTACCGCGGGGCCGGACCGGGCAACGGTCCGGCCCCGCGAGCCGTTCTACTTCTGCGGCAGGTTCGCCTCGATCGCCGCGATGACCTCGGGCGCATCCGGCTCGGTACGGGGGCGGATCCGGGCAACCGGCTCACCGGCCGGGGAGATCAGGAACTTCTCGAAGTTCCACTGGACGTCACCGGCCGCGCCCTCGGCGTCCGTGAGCTTCGTGAGCTCCGTGTAGAGCGGGTGCCGGTCCTCGCCGTTGACATCGATCTTCGCCAGGAGCGGGAAGCTGACCCCGTACGTCGTCGAGCAGAACGTCTGGATCTCCTCCGCCGTACCCGGCTCCTGGCCCGCGAACTGGTTGCAGGGCACGCCGAGGACGGTGAATCCGCGGTCGCCGTACTCCTTCTGGAGCCGCTCCAGGCCGGCGTACTGCGGGGTGAGCCCGCACTTGGAAGCGACGTTCACCAGCAGGACCGCGGAGCCCTCGTAGGCCCCCAGCGTGGTCGGCTCGCCGGTGAGGGTGCTCAGCGGGATGTCGTGCAGGGTCATGGGATATCTCCTCGATAGCGTGGCGTCGCTGTTCATTGTGACTCCAGGGGATCCGCGGGGCCGACCGCCTTGTAGTAGAAGGTGGTCGCCCGCAGGGCGCCGGCGGGGTCCTGCGCGTACCGGGGGATCGACCCGCACTCCGTCCAGCCCGCCGAGCGGTAGAGCCGTTCGGCGGGACTGCCGGTCTCGGTGTCGAGGACGAGCAGGGAGAGCCCCTCGGCGGCGGCCGACCGCTCGACCGCCTCGAGCAGGGCGCGGCCGACCCCGCGGCCGCGGGAGGAGGGCCGCACCATCAGCTTGGCGACCTCCGCGC includes these proteins:
- a CDS encoding glutathione peroxidase, encoding MTLHDIPLSTLTGEPTTLGAYEGSAVLLVNVASKCGLTPQYAGLERLQKEYGDRGFTVLGVPCNQFAGQEPGTAEEIQTFCSTTYGVSFPLLAKIDVNGEDRHPLYTELTKLTDAEGAAGDVQWNFEKFLISPAGEPVARIRPRTEPDAPEVIAAIEANLPQK
- a CDS encoding acyl-CoA dehydrogenase family protein, with the protein product MAEFTLDLNDDQKQVRDWLHGFAADVIRPAASEWDEREETPWPVIQEAAKVGIYSLDFYAQQFFDPTGLGIPVAMEELFWGDAGIALSIVGTGLAAVGVLANGTEEQIGTWIPQMYGDANDVKVAAFCSSEPDAGSDVGSMRTRAVYDEAKDEWILNGTKTWATNGGIANVHVVVAVVDPELGSKGHASFIVPPATPGLSQGQKFKKHGIRASHTAEVVLEDARVPGHCLLGGKEKLDERLARARERAKSGGERVKNAAMATFEASRPAVGAMAVGTARAAYEVALDYAKTRTQFGRPIIDNQGIAFQLADMRTQIDAARLLVWRASWMASAGKPFTSAEGSMSKLYASETAKSVTAQAVQILGGNGFTREYPVERMHRDAAIYTIFEGTSEIQRLVIARTLSGMPIR
- a CDS encoding GNAT family N-acetyltransferase, coding for MTEIVSVSGPELVTYADELAALLVETVEGGSSVGFLAPLDRGAAATWWRERAASVQTGCHEVWIARDGERVAGTIGLVKPALPNAGHRAEVAKLMVRPSSRGRGVGRALLEAVERSAAAEGLSLLVLDTETGSPAERLYRSAGWTECGSIPRYAQDPAGALRATTFYYKAVGPADPLESQ